The proteins below come from a single Halostagnicola larsenii XH-48 genomic window:
- a CDS encoding HD domain-containing protein: MGVEIKETRVTDAEFEAMKRFVFEYLAASVEKEDEGGRMRWYPWHSAEYRHNHILNVVALAEEIAEKEGADVDVTRVAGLFHDVAKLETDQELHAEAGARVAREYLESRGEYPESFVSQVCRAVEYHSYQGDLDDLALETQCLIEADLLDKVGANGIALMLLRMGYEARTHMDSEEMVDRVLERGLEAASRVESDAAESIAHQRLKRVRWFSDWLEDEIAAIGG; this comes from the coding sequence GTGGGCGTCGAAATAAAAGAAACCAGGGTCACCGACGCCGAGTTCGAGGCGATGAAGCGTTTTGTCTTCGAGTACCTGGCGGCCAGCGTCGAGAAGGAAGACGAGGGCGGCCGAATGCGATGGTACCCCTGGCACTCGGCGGAGTACCGACACAACCACATCCTCAACGTGGTCGCACTCGCTGAAGAGATCGCGGAGAAAGAAGGTGCGGACGTCGACGTCACGCGCGTCGCCGGCCTGTTCCACGACGTGGCCAAACTCGAGACCGATCAGGAACTCCACGCCGAAGCCGGGGCTCGCGTCGCCCGCGAGTACCTCGAGTCCCGCGGGGAGTACCCCGAATCGTTCGTCTCGCAGGTCTGTCGGGCCGTCGAGTACCACTCCTATCAGGGCGACTTAGACGACCTCGCCCTCGAGACCCAGTGTCTCATCGAGGCGGACTTGCTCGATAAGGTCGGCGCGAACGGAATCGCGCTGATGCTCCTGCGCATGGGCTACGAAGCGCGAACCCACATGGATTCGGAGGAGATGGTCGACCGCGTCTTAGAGCGCGGTCTCGAGGCCGCAAGTCGCGTCGAAAGCGACGCGGCCGAGAGCATCGCCCATCAGCGGCTCAAACGCGTCCGCTGGTTCAGCGACTGGCTCGAGGACGAAATCGCGGCGATCGGCGGTTAG
- a CDS encoding cobalamin B12-binding domain-containing protein: MSSEQEAESIRCLVSKVGLDGHDRGAHVIARAFRDAGFEVIYSGLHKAPDEIVQAAVQEDVDVLGISILSGAHNTLVPKIMDGLEEYDAKDDTLVLVGGVIPDEDRPELEEEGVAAIFGPGTSIEETIDFVRENAPQR; this comes from the coding sequence ATGAGCAGCGAACAGGAAGCGGAGTCGATTCGGTGTCTCGTCTCGAAAGTCGGGCTCGACGGACACGACCGCGGGGCACACGTCATCGCTCGAGCGTTCCGCGACGCCGGATTCGAGGTCATCTACTCCGGACTGCACAAGGCTCCGGACGAAATCGTCCAGGCCGCGGTGCAAGAGGACGTCGACGTGCTCGGTATCTCTATTCTCTCGGGGGCCCACAACACGCTCGTCCCGAAGATCATGGACGGTCTCGAGGAGTACGACGCCAAGGACGACACGCTCGTCCTGGTCGGCGGCGTGATCCCTGACGAGGATCGCCCGGAACTCGAGGAGGAGGGCGTCGCCGCCATTTTCGGCCCCGGCACCTCGATCGAGGAGACGATCGACTTCGTCCGCGAGAACGCCCCGCAACGATGA
- a CDS encoding alpha/beta fold hydrolase: MKLRTALAGALGTAGAAVLGNRLLRRRAGELENPLPGVERTYRWRGMDISYTVAGDPNAPDMLLCHGIHAAGSTNEFEPIFERLAENYHVIAVDLPGFGRSDRPPLEYSARLYADFIREFAADVTESPIVVASSLTGSFAADAADDADFERLVLICPTAETGTERPWLRTLFRTPVVGTTLFTLLSSKPSIRYFYDRDGYYDSANIDEQQVSYGWQSAHQPGARYAPGSFAAGTLDPDPSFDLQTELAALETPTTLVWGRDAELVPLRDGRDLAEAADLDLVVIDYSTLLPHAEHPEKFVEYLAAELPHLEE, from the coding sequence ATGAAGCTTCGAACAGCACTCGCCGGAGCGCTGGGAACCGCTGGCGCAGCCGTCCTCGGAAACCGCCTGCTCAGGCGACGGGCGGGCGAGCTCGAGAATCCGCTTCCGGGCGTCGAACGCACCTACCGGTGGCGGGGGATGGATATCTCCTATACGGTCGCGGGCGATCCGAACGCGCCGGATATGCTCCTCTGTCACGGCATTCACGCGGCCGGGAGCACCAACGAGTTCGAGCCGATTTTCGAGCGACTCGCGGAGAACTACCACGTGATCGCCGTGGACCTCCCCGGGTTCGGCCGATCCGATCGGCCGCCGCTGGAGTATTCGGCCCGGCTGTACGCCGATTTCATCCGCGAGTTCGCAGCCGACGTGACCGAGTCACCTATCGTCGTCGCGTCGTCACTGACCGGCTCGTTCGCGGCCGACGCGGCCGACGACGCCGATTTCGAGCGATTGGTGCTCATCTGTCCGACGGCAGAAACTGGAACCGAGCGGCCGTGGCTCCGGACGCTGTTTCGAACGCCGGTCGTCGGCACGACGCTTTTTACCCTCCTCTCGAGCAAGCCGTCGATCCGGTACTTCTACGACCGCGACGGCTACTACGATTCGGCGAACATCGACGAACAGCAGGTGTCCTACGGCTGGCAGAGCGCCCATCAGCCCGGCGCGCGGTACGCGCCCGGCTCCTTCGCGGCGGGGACGCTCGATCCGGATCCGTCGTTCGACCTCCAGACGGAACTCGCCGCCCTCGAGACGCCGACGACGCTCGTTTGGGGCCGAGACGCGGAACTCGTGCCCCTGCGCGACGGGCGCGATCTCGCCGAAGCGGCCGATCTGGACCTGGTCGTCATCGACTACTCGACGCTGTTGCCCCACGCCGAGCATCCCGAGAAGTTCGTCGAGTACCTCGCCGCGGAGCTTCCCCACCTCGAAGAATAA
- the meaB gene encoding methylmalonyl Co-A mutase-associated GTPase MeaB has product MSTPDEQLLEELLSGKHRALARTISKIENRAPGYRDLVSKLYAHTGEADVIGITGSPGAGKSTLVDKLAETYRERGETVGIIAIDPSSPFTGGAVLGDRIRMASTVGDMDVFVRSMSARGTLGGLSTATADAVKAMDAFGKDKIIIETVGAGQNEIDIVRTADTVGVLVPPGSGDEIQTLKAGILEIADVFVVNKADRPGADRTVKELREMIDLGEGSGFGGGGGGHHGPADTDAAGHGADKSADADESDGGTNWRPPIVETVATKGEGIDDLLAEFQSHQTYLEESGERAENERQRYAEEIRTLLREDVNSLLEDELRRAGGIEAVAEAVRTGETDPYVIADELLEPVEDCLERLETERVPGNQSR; this is encoded by the coding sequence ATGAGCACCCCGGACGAGCAGCTGCTCGAGGAACTGCTATCGGGAAAACATCGCGCGCTCGCGCGGACGATTTCGAAGATCGAGAACCGGGCGCCGGGCTACCGGGATCTCGTCTCGAAACTGTACGCACATACCGGCGAAGCGGACGTGATCGGCATCACGGGGAGTCCGGGTGCCGGCAAATCGACGCTGGTCGACAAACTCGCCGAAACCTACCGCGAGCGCGGCGAAACCGTCGGCATCATCGCCATCGATCCCTCCTCACCCTTTACCGGCGGCGCGGTGCTCGGCGATCGCATCCGGATGGCGTCGACGGTCGGTGACATGGACGTCTTCGTGCGCTCGATGAGCGCCCGCGGCACGCTCGGCGGTCTCTCGACGGCGACCGCGGACGCGGTCAAGGCCATGGACGCCTTCGGCAAGGACAAGATCATCATCGAGACCGTCGGCGCGGGCCAAAACGAGATCGACATCGTCCGCACGGCGGACACCGTCGGCGTGCTCGTCCCGCCCGGCTCCGGCGACGAGATCCAGACGCTCAAAGCCGGCATCCTCGAGATCGCGGACGTGTTCGTCGTCAACAAAGCCGATCGACCGGGGGCCGACCGAACCGTCAAAGAACTCAGAGAGATGATCGACCTCGGCGAGGGGAGCGGGTTCGGCGGCGGGGGCGGCGGCCACCACGGGCCAGCCGATACGGACGCGGCCGGGCACGGTGCTGACAAATCGGCGGACGCCGACGAGTCGGACGGGGGGACGAACTGGCGACCGCCGATCGTCGAAACCGTCGCGACGAAAGGCGAGGGCATCGACGACCTCCTCGCGGAATTTCAGAGTCACCAGACGTACCTCGAGGAATCCGGCGAGCGGGCGGAAAACGAGCGCCAGCGCTACGCCGAAGAGATCAGGACGCTGCTCAGAGAGGACGTAAACTCGCTGCTCGAGGACGAGCTTCGACGCGCCGGCGGGATCGAGGCGGTGGCCGAAGCGGTCCGAACCGGCGAGACGGATCCGTACGTGATCGCCGACGAACTCCTCGAGCCGGTCGAAGACTGTCTCGAGCGCCTCGAGACCGAGCGGGTGCCGGGGAACCAGTCGCGATAG
- a CDS encoding transcription initiation factor IIB, whose protein sequence is MNEIRTRTPPQVETTESADRTKPADSRTECPECSGDLARDADHGETACRECGLVVDEETLDRGPEWRAFSSEERESRSRVGAPMSELRHDNGLSTRIDWRNRDGYGKELSARKRKLFQRLRTWDERFVTKDAQERNLKQAFGEIDRMASALGLPKPCRETAGVIYRQAVEHELLPGRSIEGMATASLYAGARQQGTPRTLVEFETVSRVEKLRIQRAYRYLSQELDLRLEPADPLQYVPQFSSALELSDEAEQRSRELLEAAKADALHSGRSPASIAAAALYAAGRLTNEDITQEAVSDAAHVSCVTIRKRYTEILDVYEKHQNGR, encoded by the coding sequence ATGAACGAGATACGCACCAGGACGCCCCCGCAGGTCGAGACGACCGAATCCGCGGACCGAACGAAACCCGCGGATTCGAGGACCGAATGCCCGGAGTGCAGTGGCGATCTCGCCCGCGACGCCGATCACGGCGAAACGGCCTGTCGCGAGTGCGGACTCGTCGTCGACGAGGAAACGCTCGACCGCGGCCCGGAGTGGCGCGCGTTCAGCAGCGAGGAGCGCGAATCCCGCAGCCGCGTCGGCGCGCCGATGAGCGAACTCAGACACGACAACGGACTCAGCACGCGGATCGACTGGCGAAACCGGGACGGCTACGGGAAGGAACTCTCCGCGAGAAAGCGAAAGTTGTTCCAGCGACTGCGAACCTGGGACGAACGATTCGTCACCAAGGACGCTCAGGAGCGAAATCTCAAGCAAGCCTTCGGCGAAATCGACCGGATGGCCTCGGCGCTCGGCCTCCCGAAACCGTGTCGGGAAACGGCGGGCGTCATCTACCGACAGGCCGTCGAGCACGAACTGCTCCCCGGCCGATCGATCGAGGGCATGGCGACGGCCAGTTTGTACGCCGGTGCGCGCCAACAGGGAACCCCGCGGACGTTAGTCGAGTTCGAGACGGTGAGCCGCGTCGAAAAGCTTCGGATCCAGCGGGCCTACCGGTATCTCTCCCAGGAGCTCGATCTTCGACTCGAGCCCGCGGATCCGCTCCAGTACGTCCCGCAGTTTTCCTCGGCACTCGAGTTGAGCGACGAGGCCGAACAGCGCTCGCGGGAACTCCTCGAGGCGGCGAAAGCTGACGCCCTCCACAGCGGCCGAAGCCCGGCGAGCATCGCCGCTGCGGCGCTGTACGCGGCCGGTCGGCTGACGAACGAGGATATCACCCAGGAGGCCGTCAGCGACGCCGCTCACGTGAGTTGCGTGACTATTCGGAAACGCTACACGGAGATACTCGATGTCTACGAAAAACACCAGAACGGCCGATGA